ccattcaatcaaaataacaggGCAATGCACTTAAACTTCATTCTTACCTGAGAAAAAGTGATCTTCATAATTGTCTTCATTTTTCAATCTCATAAATTTCAGTTAAACACAGCACATGACTCATACTTAATTGTCCAAAAGGTTAAGGCTTTACAAGGATAGAAATGAaggaaaatgcaaaagaaatttttaaaaaattaaaaaggagaaagaCTCTTTACTTGAATCCTGAAAAGGTCCACTTCTTTTCTAAACTAGCACCAATGCCGGTGGACACTTCTTTGAAAATCAATGGAAAATGCTTCATTAAACTTTCAACATCTCTAGCTCCTCTAGCTCTAACAGTGCAATCAATCTGATGCAAGTAGGAACAAATATGATCAATGCTAGCACCAAATGggtgaacatttaaaaaagtagaaaTCAGGCCAATTAAGCGAGCTTCATTCTGAATGTTGCTTAGGGAAACTGATGAAACACAGactgaagtgacaaaattaaaggaATCTCTCTGTTCAGTATCACGATCATCTTCTTTTCCTTCCTCTCAAAATAATGATTTCAGACTCCTCAACTCTTTCAGTTCTGCTTCATCCTTTACACGTTTTTGATTCAGTGACAGAATCTCATGCTGTAATCCTTGAAGAGCTTGTTTCAAAGATTGAACTTGATGATCAGCATTGTCACGTTTTTGATCAATTTCTGAACGTACTACCATTAATTCATTTTGGGAAGCTTCCAGTTGACATTTCAATGAATCACATTCTTCTTTTAGCTTGCTTAGTTCTTCTTGCAATTCTAGTTCATCATTTCTTCCTTTTCCTGGTAGCTGATTAGGAGAATCATCATCGCTGACATCCATTTCGTCTTCAATACGATCATTTAAAACTTCTTCCAAATAGGCATTCTTAATCTCTTCTGTTTGTTTTTTCCACATCTCAATATTTTTTCGTTGAGCTTTTGTAAAGTGATCCCAAACTTTCTGTAAACTTGCAGCAGAGAAAACTttaccaatttcattaaattgtaataaaatacCCTGCATTTGCTGTTTTAACATTATTTTCGCTTTGTTCACCTCGTCTTCATACTTACGCTTTTCAATCATTAATCTACGTATACGACTGTTTGTACTTTGGATCATTGAATAAAAGTATCCAGCATTCCTCTTACTACATTCTCCTCTTTCTAACCATGTTATTAAGATACTAACTGCTTCTTGAAATGTATCTTCACCACGTAATTTTTCCCCCAATATTGTAGCTTCATGATCTGAATATTGTACAACTGGTGGTGGGGTTGGAACACGATAAGCTTCCTGTTCCTCTTTATGACGAGCTTCTCTTTGTGCTTTTCTTTGTCGACATTCATATTCATATTGGTCATCCCTAGCATTAGCAAAATCGACATGTACTCTGTTACAATATGCTGCATCATccttgttttcaattttaagtttgtAACCAGACAAATAAATAGCATTATCAACATGGCATTCTTCAGTAAACCTTATGTGACAGAAATTTTTCTTACTCATACGAATAACTGATATTTCTCCACAACGCTCAAAAATTTCCCTAATAATTTCTTCAGTAGTTTTTTCCGGTAACCCGCCAACAAAAATTGTTCTGCATCCAAGAGGTCTATCTCGTACGGTTGGGGGTTTGTCCTTGGGCTCAGGCGGATACATAACACTTTTCGTGAGAGTGATTATTTCTTTTGGAGGAAAAATGATACCTGTTTCTGCTCCACCTATGCCATATTGGCAATAATTGCCCATACCCATCATACCATACATACTGCCATCCCCAGACATGCCCATATAAGCATAAGGATTCATACCTGAGCTAGTACTAGGACCCATTTCTATACCAGATGTAACAGGTAAAGCAGTTGCAACTGAATTGAGAGACATATCCATGGGATTCATACCCCAAGGGGCTGGATAATAATTATTGGAAGGCATCATGGAAAGTGCTCTCCTGTTACCGTCTAGATATGTGTGATCGGCTTGATTATACCCATAAGCTGGATCAACAAGCGTACAAGTTGACTGTTGAGAAGTAGGTAATGACTGAGATGTTTCCTGCTGCAAAGGTTGTTGTACCTGATGAGGTTCTCTACTACTAGTTTCAACACTGTCAGCACAGGGATGGTATCCATTTTTTAAATGGTATGGTCGACTTCTATTAAATTCGCGATACCGATCACGATCACATTTCTTACCATTTCTCTGCTCTCGTTGTCCATCATTCCATTGAATACATGGACTGCCAGAAGTTAAGCTTTCTTGAGGTGATGGAGAACCAAAATATGATCCACAGAGACTTTCCTCAGATTCAGAAGTATTAACATTTCCCATGttaagggaaaatgaaaaacgaaaattcACGTacaacaaatttggcaaaaacgCTTACGGTATTAGGGCGGACTATAATAACAGCAAAATCCTGGCGATTTTGACAAGGAAATTTACGGCAACCTTGACGTTTGGCGACGCAATGGTTTGGCGCGCGAACGAACGGTAGATACACGAGGTAACCCGAGGATTTCGGTGATGTatgttttaaagattaatttcaatttatgtatCACAAAAACACTATATAACTGCAGTAATTAGTAACGGTGCAAGTTTCATTTGTTTTCGGGAAATAGCGATCGCAGCGGTGCATTgcgatcggccgtgtttcacttgaatccctgtgtaaattctcattaactgttcgatccggtgatggtgctgccatctatcggtataaaaaaatattgggggcaaggcacttagtatgcagtcctcgacataaatacagttgtaatcagttgtgactcggaatcgaagtaGTTCTAGGGAAGTTAACTGCAACTGCGAACAGTTATTTACGCGGTTGC
This sequence is a window from Uloborus diversus isolate 005 unplaced genomic scaffold, Udiv.v.3.1 scaffold_1142, whole genome shotgun sequence. Protein-coding genes within it:
- the LOC129232322 gene encoding ecto-NOX disulfide-thiol exchanger 2-like is translated as MPSNNYYPAPWGMNPMDMSLNSVATALPVTSGIEMGPSTSSGMNPYAYMGMSGDGSMYGMMGMGNYCQYGIGGAETGIIFPPKEIITLTKSVMYPPEPKDKPPTVRDRPLGCRTIFVGGLPEKTTEEIIREIFERCGEISVIRMSKKNFCHIRFTEECHVDNAIYLSGYKLKIENKDDAAYCNRVHVDFANARDDQYEYECRQRKAQREARHKEEQEAYRVPTPPPVVQYSDHEATILGEKLRGEDTFQEAVSILITWLERGECSKRNAGYFYSMIQSTNSRIRRLMIEKRKYEDEVNKAKIMLKQQMQGILLQFNEIGKVFSAASLQKVWDHFTKAQRKNIEMWKKQTEEIKNAYLEEVLNDRIEDEMDVSDDDSPNQLPGKGRNDELELQEELSKLKEECDSLKCQLEASQNELMVVRSEIDQKRDNADHQVQSLKQALQGLQHEILSLNQKRVKDEAELKELRISLSNIQNEARLIGLISTFLNVHPFGASIDHICSYLHQIDCTVRARGARDVESLMKHFPLIFKEVSTGIGASLEKKWTFSGFK